In a genomic window of Ptiloglossa arizonensis isolate GNS036 chromosome 12, iyPtiAriz1_principal, whole genome shotgun sequence:
- the LOC143153517 gene encoding protein I'm not dead yet, with protein MADTEEETNTLKENFWLILKFIKVYWKILFALVWAMFLVPFIWIYNIPEVKCGFVVLLMAGYWITECFPMAITSLIPLVLFPVFGILSTRDVCNCYMNDTIMVFIGGLVLAVSIEHCHLHLRIALGVMKMVGCTHARLLGGFCVVTTIISMWVSNTATTAMMVPIVFAVLHELEQAGLCKIFDKLPVDPKNPEQEPETQPTKITQAYLMATAYCSTFGGTGTLVGTGTNLTFKGIFESTFPTSGGVNFTQWMISNIPQMIINSFLTWIYLRIAYMGYLRPKSKDAEQATISEEGQIITNRVIQEKYKELGIITFHQTAVAILFILCIFLWVFRKPGFVRGWSEAITDLDIRDSTPVIMISILMFFIPRDPSFIHFFSRDPTKRPTKCSEGLITWNVIQTKMPWSLMFLLGGGCAISKGSIASCMAKRMGEFLVPLRHLPPPVIMFLISIFIGTITEFTSNVGIANITLPVFAQMSIAMKMNPLYLMVPATIVCSFSFRLPVGTPPNAIISVVGKIPTKLLMLGGCGPSVYAIVVSVTSFLVWGSFVYDVSTFPKWATNTSVTEDSKCN; from the exons ATGGCTGACacggaagaagaaacaaatacgctgaaagaaaatttttggctAATATTAAAGTTCATTAAGGTCTACTGGAAAATACTGTTTGCCTTAGTATGGGCAATGTTTTTGGTACCATTCATTTGGATTTACAATATTCCG GAAGTTAAATGTGGATTCGTAGTCCTATTAATGGCTGGATATTGGATCACGGAATGTTTCCCTATGGCGATCACTTCGCTTATCCCGTTGGTGTTGTTTCCAGTGTTTGGAATTCTGAGCACAAGGGACGTTTGCAACTGTTACATGAATGATACCATAATGGTTTTCATAGGCGGTCTGGTGCTTGCAGTATCCATCGAACATTGCCACTTGCACTTACGAATCGCTCTCGGAGTAATGAAAATGGTTGGTTGCACCCATGCTAGATTACTTGGCGGTTTCTGTGTTGTAACCACTATTATATCTATGTGGGTTTCAAATACCGCAACCACCGCCATGATGGTACCAATTGTATTTGCGGTACTCCACGAATTAGAACAG GCTGGTCTCTGTAAAATTTTTGATAAACTGCCGGTAGATCCGAAAAACCCGGAACAAGAACC AGAAACGCAACCGACGAAGATAACGCAGGCTTATTTAATGGCCACGGCATATTGCTCGACCTTCGGCGGTACGGGAACTCTCGTGGGCACAGGCACCAACCTTACATTTAAAGGAATATTCGAAAGCACCTTCCCAACTTCCGGAGGCGTTAATTTTACGCAGTGGATGATATCTAATATCCCCCAAATGATCATTAATTCATTTTTGACGTGGATTTATCTTCGTATAGCTTACATGGGATATCTCAGACCGAAAAGCAAGGACGCGGAACAAGCGACCATCAGCGAGGAAGGACAAATTATTACGAATCGG GTTATACAAGAGAAATATAAAGAATTGGGTATCATTACCTTTCACCAAACAGCAGTTGCTATTCTTTTCAtactttgtatatttctttGGGTATTCCGAAAACCTGGCTTCGTGCGTGGATGGTCCGAAGCGATAACagattt AGATATCCGGGATTCGACACCCGTTATAATGATTTCCATCTTGATGTTCTTTATTCCGAGAGATCCGAgttttattcatttctttagTCGAGATC CTACTAAGAGACCCACCAAATGTTCAGAAGGGTTGATCACGTGGAACGTGATCCAAACAAAAATGCCTTGGAGTTTAATGTTCCTTTTGGGTGGTGGATGCGCAATTTCCAAAGGCAGCATCGCTTCCTGCATGGCTAAAAGAATGGGAGAGTTTCTGGTACCGTTACGTCACTTGCCTCCTCCAGTGATTATGTTTCTCATTTCCATATTTATTGGTACTATCACGGAATTTACGTCGAACGTCGGTATAGCAAACATTACTTTACCAGTTTTTGCTCAAATG AGTATAGCAATGAAAATGAATCCTTTATATTTGATGGTGCCAGCAACCATAGTCTGTTCTTTCTCTTTTCGGTTACCAGTTGGTACACCACCAAATGCAATCATATCCGTTGTTGGTAAGATTCCAACTAAATTGCTAATGCTAGGAGGTTGTGGACCTTCCGTTTATGCTATTGTAGTGTCAGTTACTTCTTTCCTTGTGTGGGGTTCCTTTGTTTACGATGTCTCAACATTTCCAAAGTGGGCTACAAACACTAGTGTAACCGAGGATTCTAAATGCaattga
- the Pa1 gene encoding PTIP binding protein Pa1 isoform X2, whose amino-acid sequence MAFTLWTLFEASLLCLNAVCVLNEDRFLAKVGWASWQNVQGFGEHPTLKSQMLNLIRSIRTVARVPLIFLNILVIVVKMLLG is encoded by the exons ATGGCGTTTACTTTGTGGACATTGTTCGAGGCAAGTTTGCTGTGTTTGAATGCTGTTTGTGTTTTGAACGAGGATAGGTTTCTTGCCAAAG TTGGCTGGGCATCTTGGCAAAATGTTCAAGGTTTTGGTGAACATCCTACATTGAAATCACAGATGTTGAACTTGATTAGGTCTATACGAACAGTGGCACGAG TTCCACTGATATTCCTTAATATTTTGGTAATTGTTGTGAAAATGCTGCTTGGATGA